A window of the Acetobacteraceae bacterium genome harbors these coding sequences:
- a CDS encoding bifunctional folylpolyglutamate synthase/dihydrofolate synthase: MTKKVPGNEMLGLSPRSKEILERLKKLYPSLIDLSLGRLEALLEKLGRPQEKLPPVFHVAGTNGKGSTCAFLRALGEAAGLKAHILTSPHLIHVNERFRVAGELVDNQRLEEALAEIEVKNAGAPITVFEVLTAVAFLLFSRSNADFAVIEVGLGGRFDATNLVKPAVTLITPVSFDHQNFLGEDLASIAGEKAGIIKQGIPVYTARQKPEAYNVIQAEAKAHQAPLFTFGKEFLALPAQDSQRWIFKDEAGEVSLPLPSLVGAHQIENAVLAVAAFKAVFPQACPQAFQGIAQAKWPARLQRLSGKLTDLLPQKWELWLDGAHNPHGAKFLGKMFEKWKKESPSQKIYVILGLKEGKKASEILAPLSSFVEKILLVSEPNQYLAQPVSAMQAELSNQMGALYREKVGEVSSVRSALQVFAQQVEAGVPAKIVICGSLYLAGEVLRQDDFKMI, translated from the coding sequence ATGACAAAGAAAGTGCCGGGCAATGAGATGCTTGGCCTCTCCCCACGCTCTAAAGAGATTTTAGAACGCCTAAAGAAACTCTATCCCAGTTTGATAGACCTTTCTTTGGGGCGGTTAGAGGCTTTGCTCGAAAAACTAGGCCGTCCTCAGGAGAAGCTTCCGCCTGTTTTTCATGTCGCAGGGACGAATGGAAAGGGCAGTACCTGCGCCTTTTTGCGGGCTTTGGGAGAGGCTGCGGGTTTAAAAGCGCATATCCTCACCAGTCCGCATCTTATCCATGTGAATGAGCGTTTTCGTGTTGCTGGCGAGCTGGTGGATAATCAGAGGTTGGAAGAAGCGCTTGCCGAGATTGAGGTGAAAAATGCAGGCGCACCGATAACGGTTTTTGAGGTGTTAACGGCCGTTGCCTTTTTGCTTTTTTCACGTTCTAATGCGGATTTTGCTGTGATTGAAGTCGGGCTGGGAGGACGCTTTGACGCAACAAATCTTGTAAAACCAGCTGTTACTCTAATAACGCCTGTAAGTTTTGACCATCAAAATTTTCTTGGAGAGGATTTGGCCAGTATCGCTGGCGAAAAGGCTGGGATTATTAAGCAGGGAATTCCCGTCTATACAGCGAGGCAAAAGCCAGAAGCCTATAATGTCATTCAGGCAGAGGCAAAAGCGCACCAAGCGCCCCTTTTCACCTTTGGAAAAGAATTTTTGGCCTTGCCAGCGCAGGACTCTCAAAGATGGATTTTTAAAGACGAAGCAGGGGAGGTTTCCCTGCCATTGCCTTCTTTGGTTGGAGCGCATCAAATCGAAAATGCGGTATTAGCGGTGGCGGCTTTTAAAGCTGTTTTTCCGCAAGCCTGTCCGCAGGCTTTCCAAGGGATTGCACAGGCAAAATGGCCCGCACGCCTTCAGCGTTTGAGCGGTAAGCTCACAGATTTACTACCTCAAAAATGGGAATTATGGCTTGATGGGGCGCATAATCCACATGGGGCTAAATTTTTGGGAAAGATGTTTGAAAAATGGAAAAAAGAATCTCCTTCCCAGAAAATTTATGTCATTTTAGGACTCAAAGAGGGTAAAAAAGCGTCAGAGATTCTTGCACCGCTTTCTTCTTTTGTGGAGAAGATTTTGCTGGTATCAGAGCCGAATCAGTACCTCGCCCAGCCTGTTTCCGCCATGCAGGCGGAGCTTTCCAACCAGATGGGGGCGCTTTATCGGGAAAAAGTGGGAGAGGTCTCTTCCGTACGCTCTGCGTTGCAGGTTTTTGCCCAGCAGGTAGAGGCTGGTGTGCCAGCAAAAATCGTGATTTGTGGCAGTTTATATCTTGCAGGAGAGGTGCTTCGGCAAGATGATTTTAAAATGATTTGA